The DNA region CGAGTACGATGTCGACGGTCGGACCGTCGGCACCGTCGAATCTGTCACCGCCTACGGCACCGACGATCCCGACCGCAAGCGCGTCTACGTCGGCGTCACCTACCGCGCTCTGCGGCTGAACGGCGACCTGCACGTGGGCGACACACGTCTACACGAGAACGTTGCCCTGTCGTTCGAGACCGACGCGTACGACTTCAACGGTACCGTCGCTCGCGTGGGGACAACCGAACAATCCGGCGAACCCGCCACCCGAACCGTTCAGCTCGAGATCGAAAACGTCGATCCGGACCTCGCCGACAGCCTCGATACTGATATGGCGGAGCGCGTGCGCGGGGAGACCGTCGCCGAACTGACGCGCGTCGACGTCGAACCGTCGACGGTGGTTCTCACGAGTGAGGACGGCCAAATCTACCAGCGCGACCACCCCGTCGAGAAGGACGTCTCGATGACCGCCCAGCTGTCGGTTCGCGAAACTCCCGCCGGTCTTACCTTCAAAGGCGAACGCCTCCAACAGGGCGACGAGGTCGTCCTCGACCTTGGGACTGTGACCGTCCGCGCGACCGTCGTTCGGATCGAGTGACGAGGTGACCGTGATGACCGAACCCACCGAATCCGAGTCGAACTCCCTATTCCCCACGGCGCTGTCGGAATCTCGCGTCGTCCGCAACGCCCGAAGCGCGGCGGATCGATTCGCTGTAATCGCCGACCGCGCTCGACCCCTTGTGACGAACTCCTATCTCTACCGCTGGCTCACCACCGAGCCCGATCCGGAGGTGATCGTCATTGACCTCCGGGAGACGTACACCGTCGGTCCGTTTATTCGGCTGCTCGACCGGCTCGCTCCCCCTATCCGGCGCGCGTTCGAGCACTCCACCGTCGGTAGACTCGCCATCGCGGTGAGTGGTCACCTCGTCGCTTGGGGTGAACGTGTCACCGAGACGCGCCTCGGCAAACTGGCCGTCGCGGCCTTGGAGCCGCCAACCCCGCCCCAAGAGCGAGCGCTACGAACGCAGACGGCCGACGAGGACGATGTGGAGACGAGCGAGTCTGATAGAATGCGCTCCGATGAGCGCGCATCGCGACGAGAGTGAGTGAACGCGAAGCGTTCGCGAACTACGTCACGGAAGCGAACCGACCGAAGTGGTACTGCTGTTCGGAATCCGATTTACGCACCGAATCCAGCCGTGATTCCCGAACTCAATAATTTTACCTAGGAGTAGATTTATTTCGCTTAGGCCGCTACAGAAGGACATGACTCACTCCGACCCCGGCGTCGACGCGTGGAAGGAGCATACGAGCGCCTTCGACAGAGTCCGGTCCGTCGCGCAGACGGTCTCGGAACCCCGATCGGTGTCGTGGATCGCCGAAAAAGCCGCTGTTTCGGAGAACACCGCTCGCGGGCATCTGCGACGCCTCGTCGAGATGAACGTCCTCCTCACGTTCGACCGCGACGGCCGCACCACGTACGCTCCCGACCCCCTTCACACCCGACATCAGACGCTTCGCGAACTCCTCGACGAGTACGATCACGAGGGTCTGATCGCCCTGAAGGAGTCTCTCCAGACCCAGATTGAAACGTGGCGCGGCGAATACGGGGTCGCCGCACCCGAAGAGCTCCGAACGCTGGCCGCCGACACCGAAACCGCCGAGGAGACGGCGACCGTTCGTCGGACGGCCAACGACTGGGCACTCACCGAATACCGACTCAGTATCGTTGAGGAAGCGATCGACAACTACACGACGTACAGCCGTCGCGGGACGGCCTCCGCGTAGCTCATGGGTGAGGGAGGCCCAACAGATCCGACGTACGATCCCGCAGCGGTATCTCACCGCGCGCTCCGCGAGATCAGACGCGAACTCGAACGACATCCAGCCGTCGCGCACGCTCAGGGCTTCCCCCCGGACTCGCACGCTCGGGTCGAAGGTCGACTCGATCCGTCTCCGTTCGGCGTCGACGTCGACTCTGCCACGCTCACCGTGCGCTGGTTCGCCGGCGAAACACCCGACGACCCTCCCGAGTTCTCCATCCACTACAGCGACGAGAGGGGAGTCGACTTCGGATGGCACCACGAACCGAACCCCCATGTCGAGGGATGGGGTCACTACCAGGAGCGGACCGATTCGACGGCGGAGTACGCCTACGAACCCCATTCCTTCTCGACGTCCGTTCCGTCGCGGGTCATCTGGGAGACGCTGTCTCTCCTCCAGGATGCCGTCTCTACCGTGGACCACTGAGATGACGACTATCTTGATTCAAGGAAAGAATCCCGCCGTCCACGGCGGGCGTGAATCCGACATGGTACTGAGCAGTCGCCGACGATTGCTCACCGAAACCCAAACGCTTAGTACACGCCGTTACGTGGGTCTTAGCAGGGTTACGTCGGCTCTCGTCACTTGCGCGGGAGTACGAGACGCGCTAAAACCAGCGTCCCGAATATTTCGGGGCGTCGGTTCCCACGGGTCGGTTCTGCAACCGACTGCGGGGTTCGCGTCGTTCGTCAGCACGGGAACCCGGCCTACAGGTCGGGGAAGTGTGACCGAACCGGCCGTGCCGTGAGGCATGACCGCTTGGGAGAGAGACGCCTCGAGAAACCGGGTGTCGATGACTCGCTTGCGGATGGGAGCGCCCGTGACAGCGCCTCAGGACGCTCCCGAGCGAGGGACGAAACCCGTCCCACCGACCTCGGGAGAGAGGGTCCTGAAACCTGCTCGGCAACAGGCCGGGTTTCCTCGTGCGGGGGAAGCCCCGTCGTTTACGACGGGGAGGATGTCACGTCGTGCCGGTTCTTACTGACGTTCTTTCGACAAACGAGCGACGACCGTTGAACGGGAGGTCTGCGACCGACCTCTCTCGACGACGTGCTTCCGTAGCCCGAGAAACCCGAGCGCGTCCGACCCCTACACCGACCGACCACCAGCGACCGACTGCCCGCGACCGGATAGTTAAGACGACTGTACGAGCGGCTCGTACCACTCTCGATTCGCGTCGTACCACTCGATGAACTCCCCGACGCCCGCCTCGATGGACCGCGACGGTTCGTAGTCGATCGACTCCCGCGCTTTCTCGACGGACGCGTGAGTGTGCTCTGCATCGGCTTCGCGCGCCTCTTCGTAGACGATATCCAATTCGGGTGCGAGTTGGTTCCGAACCGTCTCGGCCAACTCCCGAATCGAGATGTTGTCGCTGCTACCGATATTCAGTACGTCGCCGTCGACGGCGTCGGAGGTCAGAAGCGAGAGGTTCGCGTCCACGATGTCCTCCACGTAGGTGAAGTCGCGCGTCTGCGATCCGTCGCCGTAGATGACGGGCGGTTCGCCGTTGTAACAGCGGGAGACGAAGTTCGAGATGGCCATGTTCGGTCGCATCCGTGGGCCGTAAACCGTGAAGTATCGGAGACAGACCGTCGGTAGCCCGTGAAGTTCGTTGTAAACGCGAGCGTAGTGTTCGCCCGCCAGTTTCGTCACGCCGTAGGGGCTCACCGGCTCTGTCGGGTGGTCTTCGGTGTAGGGAAGCGACTGTGGTTTCCCGTATACCGACGAGGAACTTGCGAGGATGACACGGTCGGCTTCGCTCTCGACGGCTGACTCTAGGACGTTCACCGTCCCACCGAGGTTGATGTCGGTCACCTTCCGCGGTTCGTCGACGCTCGTCCGGACACCGGCCTGCGCTGCCTGGTGCACCACGATATCGGCGTCGGCAACGAGTTCCGAGATGAGATCTGCGTCCCTGACATCCCCCTCGACGAGTTCGTACTCTCCGTTACTGGCGTCGGCGACCGCTCGGCACTGTTCGACCGTGTGTCGCTTGATTCCGAGGTCGTAGAACGGTTCGAAGTTGTCGAGAGCGGTGACGCTGTGCCCGTCCCCGACGAAGGCCTCCGCCAGGTGGCCGCCGATGAACCCGGCACCACCCGTGACCAGTATTCGCATCGCTCGGGGCGAACACGTCGACTCTTATAACGTCTCCGGGACGCGGACAGATGGATTAGCCGGCGAATCGGTCGTACATTTCGATTACCGTTTCCGAATCGATGGGCTGGTCTCGTATCTCTACCTGGTCGATTCGTCCTCGGAACTGCCGAGAGTCGTCCGAAGAAGAGCCGATACCGAGACGGTTCGGCGGAGTCACCGACCCGTCGAACTCTCGGCTGCCAGCTGTGTCCCCGTCGACGTACAACCGTGCTTCTTCCCCGTCCCAAACTACTGCCAGGTGGTGCCATTCCGCGTCGTCGATACGAGGGCCTCTGAGTGTCGCCACATCTGATCCGTCGCCGAGGGCGGCGACAACGTTGCCGCGTCCGAGAGCGAGCTGGTAGCCTTCTGTGCCGCCGTAACCTCCGTTCTCTGCGTTTGCGACGAGCCGAGGGAACTCCAATCCACCTCGATAATCAACATCCTCGTCCGTTCGCACCCACGCCGACACGGTGAACCCGTCCTCCCCGCTCAACGCCTCGGCGTTCGGCACCGAAACAGACCCGCTCCCATCGAACTCCAACGCGTATCCGTCGATACCTTCCGTCCACGATACCCCACTCACGGAACCGTGGTGACCACCCTCCGAATCGAACACGAACTCTCCACGTCCTTCGTCGAACGACCACACCGCACGCGAACCTTTCTCCGAGGTAAACCCACCAGACTCCACCGCCTCCTCCGAAACCTGATACCGCTCACCGGCCAACGAATACTCGCCGGTGTGCGGCACGCGAACCGCGTACCACCCGTTCTCCGTCGGTTGCACCGACCGTTCGTAGGTGACCGATTCGCCTCCGACGTCCACCTCCGTCTGTACCGTCTGGCTCCCCGAATCCCCCTGGCCGACGAGTACCGCGCCCGGGACGAGCCCGAAGACTTTCTGTGAGCCGTCGTCGCTGGCGAACAGCGCCCGATAGTGACCGAGACCCGGCAGCGAGTTGTCGCCACCTCCGTACTGAGTGTGAAGCCGAGACTGCAGCGTCGCGCCGCCTCCGCCACCGTCGCCGCTTCGAGCAACGCTGACACCGCCCTGGGTCACGATGAATCCCACCTGATCCTGCAATCGTCGGTACCACTTCTCGCCGTTGCTCGACCCGAGGAAATCACGATAATTGCTGTACGCGAACCCGTACGAATCGGACTCCCCGTTCACCAAATAATTGTACGCCCGATTCCAGCTCCACTCGCTGAACACGTAGTTCTCGGGGTACTCCCAGCCCTGCTCCTCGGAGTACTCGCGCATCCACATCGCCGCGTCGTACATGCCATCGGAGACGAGCAACTGCCCCGTCTTCACCGGCACCTGAACGAAACTGAGACTCCCGGCCAACAGCCCGAGGCCCACGAGCGACATCGCCTCGCGGCGCTCCGGGCGCTCCAGGCCCACCGTCTCGTTCGCTCGCTCGCGCCCGCGCCGCCCCGACTCCACTTCTGCGAACGGCTTCGGGGTCCGCACCGCGTCGATCTTCGCGGCCAGATGGACGAACCCTAGCCCAGCGAACACCGCGACGAACACCGACAGCTCACCGGCGAAGCGCAGTTGAACCAGCGCCAGCGCCAAGAAGTACCACGTATACGTCGCCATCGCGAGCCACGCCGGTTCGTACTCCCGGACCGAGCGCAGCACCGCCCACCCGGCGTACGGCAGCGCCAGGAGAATCAAGAAGCCGAACGACAACACGGGGCCGACGAGCGACCCCTGCTCGGCGCCGACCAGCGACTGCGTCTCGGCGATACCCTCCGTTTCGAGGAGGAACTGAATCCCGCTCTGTAACTCGGCACCCAGTTGCGGCACGACGAGGGGCAAAATCCCGAAGGCGACGACGCCCGCGACGACCTCGCCGCCCGCGAGCGTCCGAGACGACCACTCCTGTCGCGACGCCAACTCGGCGACGCCCACGACGGCCGCAGCGCCGACGACCAACCCGGCAGGCGCGAACGCCACCGTCGCTCCGTGCCACCCGAGCGCGACGTGCGCACCCGCGGTCAACAAAGCAGCGAGCGCGAGTCCGCCGACCACGCCGCCGAGTTCCCGAATCGGCGACTTCCCGGCCCGAACCGCCGTCGTCGCCCAGCCGACGATAATCAAGCCCAGCGGGAGGATCAGGAGCGGTCCGGCCTCCCACGCGAGCGTCTGTCCGGCGACGGCGACGCCGAAGACGACGCTCCAAAGCGCCGTTACAGTCTCACGGCCGCGGCCCGTCTCCGCGTCGCGACCGCGACCCGACCGCACGGCGAGCGACACCAGCGCCGCCGCCGTCAGCGCGAGCCAGAAGTAGTCGAACGCGTGGTGATCGGCGAAGCCGAGACTCGTCCGATAGGCGTGGGCGGGGACCAGCGCCAGCGCCACCACCGCGGCGAGTCCGACTCGCTGATCGTCGGTCAGTCGAACCGTCGACAGATACACCAGCGCGCCGGTCAGCACCGCGAAGACGACGGGGTAGAGCGCGAGCACGAGACCCGAGGCGTTCGCGTCGCCGCCGAGCAGCTCCGTCCAGAACCAGAGCGTGACGATAAGCAGCGGTTCGCCCGCCGTGACGCGGTGCGGAAGCGACGCCAGAGACTCGAAGTCGAACGGCCCGCTCGTCTCCGCGGCCACCGTCTCGACGATGTAGCGGTAGAAGTAGGGGTCGTTCGCCGAGAGGACGATAGTGCCCTCGCGGAACACCGCCGAAACCGAGATGAGGCGAACGAGCGCGAGGAAGACGAGCGCCCCGACGAGCGCGAGCGCCGCGGTTCGGTCGACGTTCACGTTCGACAGCGACGGCATCGTCACCGACGAGGCAGTCCCCGAAGCCGTCCGCCTCCCCGACTCGGCCGCGCCGTCGCCGTCGAGCGCCGCACGCACGCCGGCGGGGTCGCTGACCCGATAGCCGCCGTCTCGTTTCTCGACGATACCCGCGGCGACGATCTCGCCGAACAGCCCCGAGTCGACGTCCACGTCGTCGAACGTCCACGTCCCGTGCTCGTCGGCGGCGAGGACGGAGCGAAGCGCCGACTCCGCGTTCGGTCGCTCCGCGAGGAGGGCGTTCGTCGCCTCGCGCGTTTCAGTCATTGGACGCTACACGGTGAAAGAACGGTTAAAATCCTCCGAAGGGCGGCGCGGTCGGTCGACGACTGACGTCGAACGCCGGTCGGCGTCCCTGCCTCAGGCCGTCTCGACGATCTCTGCTTGCAATCGACGCTCGGCTTCGTCTCTATCCTCGGAGTAGCCGACGTCGACGCGCCACCCGTCGAGGCGAATCGCGTCGATGGTCCGGCCGCTCTGCAAGAGGAGGTTGATGGCGTCGGTTATCTCGTACTCGTCGCGGTCTGACGGCTGGACGAGATGGCAGGCGTGGAAGATGGCGGGCGAGAACGTGTAGAAGCCGGTCATCACGAGGTTCGTCGGCGGTTCGTCGGGTTTCTCGATGACTTCGACGATCTCGCCGTAGTCGTTCGTGTTGCAGACGCCGTAGCGTCCCGCCTCCTCCTCGGGCACCTCTTCGACGAGGAACGCAGCGTCGGCGCGTTCCTCGCGCTGTCGCCGGACGACGTCGCCGAGGTTCGCCTCGAAAACGTTGTCGCCGAGCATCAACACGAAGTCGTCGTCGATGTGCTCTTCGACGGTCAACAGCGCGTGCGCCAGCCCGTTCTGCTCGCGCTGGTGGGCGTAGGTGATGGGAACGCCCTGCACCTCGTCGCCGTAGTGGCTGATGACTTTCTCCTTCTTGTAGCCCACGACGACGATGAACTCGTCCGCGCCGAGGCGCGCGAGTTTCTCGAAACAGTGCGTGAGAATCGGTCGTCCGTCGACCTCGACCAGTCCCTTCGGTTTCTCTTCGGTGAGCGGTCGCAGACGAGTCCCCTTTCCCGCCGCGAGCACGACTGCTTTCATACCACTTCCCGTGAACTCATAGGATATGTGTCTTTTCCCTGAGCGTGAGGGTTGCTGAAGTTCACGACGTATGTGATGGGTCAAGCGGCCGACCTGTGGGCGGGGCTGATGGTGTTTATTGGCTCTGTTGAAATCCTCGGAGAGTTACAGGCCAACCTGGTAGTACAACTGAATGCAGACCCTCCCAAAGTCACGGTTACTCGGTTCTCCTCGGGGACAAGGGCTACTCGACTGTCTCACACACAACCTCGACCAAACACTCCGATGTTAGATGCAGAGGAAGCGAGAACGACCTCGGCGATCTCATCGGTGATTCTACCGGTTGCGTCGAGACGCACCGAGTACCGATTCAGGATTAGGCGATCAGGCGTCGCGAACTGCGGCATCATGAACACGGTCTGACTAGCCAGCCCTTTCCCGCTGGAAACCGATGATATAGCCAATGGCCACCGAGGCGACGTTCACGGTTTCGTCTGAGCAGTTCCCGCTAGGGACAGTGTTCAACCAACTGCCGGACGTAACGGTCGAACTTGAGCGTATTATCCCCGCGCAGGATGTGGTGATCCCGTACTTCTGGGTACGGGGTGCCCACGTCGATGACATCGAGAGTGAGTTCACCGAGCACCGGGGCGTGAAAGAGATTCGGTTCGTTGACTCCGTCGAAGACGAGTATCTGTTACGAGTCGAGTGGGCGCTGGACTACGCCGACGTGCTAACCATATTGACGGAGACAGAGGTACCGCTCATTGAGGCCACTGGCACGAACCAGCAGTGGACGTTCGAGATCCGCGGCGACGATCGAAGCGACATCGCAGCCTTCCAACGGCGCTGTCGAGAGCGAGATATCTCGATCACGCTGACGGAGGTGCACGCGCTCACACCGGTTGAGACGGCGACCGAAGCCGCCCTCACCGACACCCAGCAAGAGACGCTGGTGCTCGCCCACGAGCGTGGCTACTTCGAGTCCCCGCGTGAGGTCACGATGGCAGATCTCGGTGAGGAACTCGGCATCTCACAGCAGGCCGTCGCCTCCCGCCTTCGGCGGGGGATCAAGCACGTCATCGGGAGTACGCTCTCCGCCATCACCGTCCGATCCTGACTATCAGGTAAAAACGGTTTGTATACTAAAAAGTCAGTATGAAGCCATCAGACGGCTGCATTAGTGATAATGAGTCGGGATTCCATCGCCTTTGATTCGATACTGAACCTGTGTCAGAACCAGCAGCGCCGGATCGTGCTTGCGATACTCGTAGCAGAACAGCGGTCGTTGACACTAGATGAGCTCACAAAGACCGTCTTTGAGTACAACCATCGTACCCCACTTACAGAGGTATCTGTGGACGTGCGAGCAGAGATTCGCCTCTCACTCTATCACGTCCACCTCCCAAAGTTGGCCTCGGAAGGGCTCATCAGCTTCGATTCAGACCGACAGCTCGTGGAACCGACCGAGCAGTTCGAGCAGGGACAGCCGACCGTGTCGACGATTCTTGATGCCGACCCCACAGTCGAAGTGCCAATCGAACTGTAGTATTGACCAACCGCTCTCCCTCCCGTCCAGCGCCATGTTATCCATTGAAGCAACGATAGCAACGAACGAGACGCAGACTACCTAACGCCTATTTCAGCGACGAGAGTGCCGAACTACTAGGATTTCAACAGCGCCACGCAGTTGGAAGTACTGGGAATCTTCAAACTCGAAGAAGGCGGTCTGATGGGGCGATTCGACCAGCCGTCCCGTTCGACAAAATCGAGATGCACATCGACGATCCGCTTCTCGATAACGTCGATGCGGACAGTACACCCGCTAACGCGGACTGATTCACGTATCCGTCGTACAACAGAGTATATATACAGCGTTCGCCGCGCTCGCCGACGGACAAAAACGCTCATACCACCGCCCGCCAACACCCCGAGCAATGCGCGTCAGCATCGTCGGCAGCGGCTACGTCGGCACGACGCTCGCCGCCTGTCTCGCCGAGTTCGGTCACCGAGTCGTCGCCGTCGACATCGACGAATCGACCGTCGCCGACGTCGAGAACGGCGTCGCGCCGGTTCACGAACCGGGACTGGACGACCTGCTCGCTCGCCACGGCGGCGACCGACTCCGGGCGACGACCGACTACGACCGCGTCCGCGACACCGACGTGACGTTTCTGGCGCTGCCGACGCCCTGCGACGCCGACGGCCGCATCGACACGGGTATCATCGAAGCGGGCGCGCGCTCGCTCGGCGAGGCGCTCGCCGCGAAGGACGACACCCACCTCGTCGTCGTCAAGAGCACCGTCGTCCCCGGGACGACCGAGGACGTGCTCGCGCCCGTCGTCGCCGACGCCTCGGGGAAGACGCTCGGCGAGGACCTCCTCGTGGGGATGAACCCCGAGTTCCTCCGCGAGGGCAGCGCCGTCTCCGACCTCCAGCACCCCGACAAACTCGTCTTCGGCGCACGAGAGGAGCGTGCGTTCGAGCGCCTCCGAGAGCTGTACGCTCCTCTCCGTGACGACAGCGACGACCACGACGACAGCGACGACAGCGACGGCGACCGAGAGCCCGAGACGCCGGTCGTCGAGACGGGTATCCGGGAAGCGGAGATGATAAAGTACGCCAACAACGCCTTCCTCGCCTCGAAGGTCAGCCTCGTCAACGAACTCGGCAACGTCTGCAAGGAGTTCGGCGTCGACGCCTACGAGGTGGCCGACGCCATCGGCCTCGACGACCGAATCGGCGCGAAGTTCCTCCGTAGTGGAGTGGGTTGGGGCGGGAGCTGTTTCCCGAAAGACACGTCCGCGCTCGTCACGGCCGCCCGCGACGCGGGGTACGAGCCCGAACTGCTTGACACCGCCATCTCGGTCAACGACCGCCAACCCGAGCGCCTGCTCTCGCTGCTGGACGACCACCTCGATGTCGACGGCGCGCGCGTCGCCGTCCTCGGCCTCGCGTTCAAGCCCGGAACCGACGACGTGCGCAACTCGCGGGCGATTCCGACCATCGAGGGACTGCTCGACCGCGACGCCTCGGTCGTCGCCTACGACCCCGTGGCCGCCGAGAACATGCGCGCGCACCTCCCGGATATCGAGTACGCCGACAGCGCCGCGACCGCTCTCGACGGCGCGGACGCGGCCGTCGTCGTCACCGACTGGGACGAGTTCGCGGCGCTCGACGACGAGTTCGAGGCGATGTGCTCACCCGTCGTCGTCGACGGTCGCCGCATCGTCACGCGGCGCGAGGGCATCGAGTACGAAGGGCTGACGTGGTGACCGCACTCCCGTGGACCCCGTTAGAACAGTCGACGGCGTCGACCACCGACTATCCGTGGCGAACGCGGACTCGTTCGAGACTCTCGGAATCGCCGCTCACCTCGACGAAAATTAGTGTCAGGTGGATATTTATACGTAATTGAACACTCAATTCACCATGGATCTCGACGAACTGCTCGAAGGATACACGGGCCGGACGCGAGAGGAGCTTACGGCGCACCACGACCGACCGGAGGATCTGGTCAATCTTCTCGCGGAAGAGCTCGGAAACGACCTCCCCGAGGATTTTCTCACCGAAGTGACGAACGTCCGTCTCCATTCGGATACGATTCTGCTCTCGCTGGCCGACCGACAACTGAAACACCTCCGATACACCGAGGAGATCGAACAGTCGGACGAGGCGTTCGTTCGGATGGACTTCACCGAACGTCCGGACGGTCACCCAGACGAGTTCGAACACCGTGAGTTCAAGACGCCGACGGAGCACGCGTTCGACACCTGCACGGCCTGCGAGGGGTCACCCATCAGCGACTGTTCGTGCTGCGATGCGACGGGTATCTCGGAGTGCGAGCGATGCGACGACGGGGCGGTGCCCTGTCGTTCCTGCGAGGGGACGGGGTCTCTCATGTGCCCGGTCTGTAAGGGCGATGTGACCGTCGACTGCGAGACGTGCGACGGGGACGGACATCTGTCTCGGTCAGTACCGTGTTCGCCATGTAACTCCTCCGGGTCGGTCATGAGCCGCGAGAGCTGTACGAACTGTCAAGGGAAGGGGAGTCTAACCGACGCCGAAGGGGAGTCGGTTCGCTGTCCTAACTGCCGCGGCCGCAGCACCGTTTCGGTCACGCGGACGTGTACCTCGTGCAACGGTGCCGGCCAGCAGACGATTCAGAGCGGGTGCCCCGACTGTGCGATGGGCCGCGTCGACTGTCCGGAGTGTGACGACGGCGAGGTCTGGTGTCGGGTGTGCGAGGAGAGCGGTACCCGCGAGTGTCCGGACTGCGGCGGAACGACCGAAATTTCCTGTCAGAACTGCGACGGTGCCGGCACGCTCACCTGTGATATCTGCGAGGGCGACGGCGAGACGCACCAGTACGTCCTCGCTCACGACGCGTACACGGTGAAGAAAGGGGGTCACCAGTTCGGCTCGCTGCCCCACGGCATCGAAGCGGCCGACTGGGTGGAGTACGATGCCTGTCGTATCGAGCCCGAAGACAAGGTGGTTCTCCGGGAGGTCGTCCCGTCAGCCGCCGCGATTCGAGAGGTGAGATACGACTACGGCGAGCAGACGTTCAACCTCCGACAGATGGGCGGAGAGCTCTACTACACGCGGATTCCCGAACCGACTCGAGAGGGGATTTTCAGTCGTCTCCGGAACCGGTTCACGGGGTGAAAAGCGCCCACGCGAGAACGAGGACGACGACCGCGACCGCCACGAGTCCGAGTCGACGCCGAAGGGAACCGTTCGTGGGCGGTTGCTCGACGCGGTACGTTGCCGAGCCGGTCTCGACGTCGGCTTCGACCGCGTCGGCGCCGTACCCTCGTTCGGTCGCGTACGCTTCCATCTCGATACCCGGGGGCCAGCCGCGAAGCGAGGCCCACCCCTCGGAGAACTCCTCGTGGCCGAGCGTGTCGTACCAAGCCCGCAGCCGCGGGTTGTCGAGGACCTCGAAGGCCTTCACGTATCCCTGGTACTGTTCTTCGCCCTCGATGGTCGCGCGGTCGGTCGACGAGTACGCGGCGTCGATCTCCGCGAACCGGTCGCGAATCTCCGTCTGCGCCGCGTCCGGACCGACGCCGAGGCGGTCGTAGAACTCGCCGGCCGTGGCCGACGTCGGAGCCGTCGATTGCGAAACCGACTCGGCTGCTGTGTCACCGCCGCCGGAGACTGACTGAGCGGTGTGGACCTCTGACCGGGCCAAATCGCCGTTCTCCGTGGCCTCCGATGGATTCTGTGTTCCGGGACCGCTCTCGGCGAGAAAGTCATCGCGCCACCGCTCCCAGTACTCTCCCTCCTCGCTCGCCGACCCGTCGACATCCGACTCCTCGTCGCTTCCCGTCGGTCTGCTGTACCGGCTCCAGTCCGTTCGGTGCCCACCGCCTCCGGTTTCGTACTTCGGGCCGCGGTGGGCCGTCTCCGTCGCGTCGTCGAGATTCGTGTTCTGCGGTTCCGCGTCGTCTACGAACAGGTTACTCGGATCGTCGACGTTGTCGGGTCGGTGTTTCTCGATCCACGCGTCGACGTCGTAGATACCGCCCCCGAAGTCCCACCACTTCTCGAACGTCCGATGTCCGTAGGTGGGTCCGAGTTCGGCGAGCGTCTTGTCGTACTCTTCCCGGAAATCCCTGAGCACGCCCCGAGCGTGGACCAACTTTCGCGTCAACTGCCGTGCGTCCGCCTCGCTGCGAACGTCGGGATGCGTCTCGAGCAGTCGCTCGCGAAACCCTGCCTTGATGGCCGCGTACGAGCCGTCTCGGTCGACCCCCAGCTGCTCGTAATAGGTGTCCACCATGGCACCTACCAATAGGTTAGATTATAAGTATGTTCTGTAGCTGTCTTCGGCGATGCCACTCAGAACAGCGGCAGCGCCCGCGACAACGCCCGAA from Haloprofundus halobius includes:
- a CDS encoding helix-turn-helix domain-containing protein, which translates into the protein MATEATFTVSSEQFPLGTVFNQLPDVTVELERIIPAQDVVIPYFWVRGAHVDDIESEFTEHRGVKEIRFVDSVEDEYLLRVEWALDYADVLTILTETEVPLIEATGTNQQWTFEIRGDDRSDIAAFQRRCRERDISITLTEVHALTPVETATEAALTDTQQETLVLAHERGYFESPREVTMADLGEELGISQQAVASRLRRGIKHVIGSTLSAITVRS
- a CDS encoding DUF7344 domain-containing protein, with the protein product MSRDSIAFDSILNLCQNQQRRIVLAILVAEQRSLTLDELTKTVFEYNHRTPLTEVSVDVRAEIRLSLYHVHLPKLASEGLISFDSDRQLVEPTEQFEQGQPTVSTILDADPTVEVPIEL
- the aglM gene encoding UDP-glucose 6-dehydrogenase AglM, which produces MRVSIVGSGYVGTTLAACLAEFGHRVVAVDIDESTVADVENGVAPVHEPGLDDLLARHGGDRLRATTDYDRVRDTDVTFLALPTPCDADGRIDTGIIEAGARSLGEALAAKDDTHLVVVKSTVVPGTTEDVLAPVVADASGKTLGEDLLVGMNPEFLREGSAVSDLQHPDKLVFGAREERAFERLRELYAPLRDDSDDHDDSDDSDGDREPETPVVETGIREAEMIKYANNAFLASKVSLVNELGNVCKEFGVDAYEVADAIGLDDRIGAKFLRSGVGWGGSCFPKDTSALVTAARDAGYEPELLDTAISVNDRQPERLLSLLDDHLDVDGARVAVLGLAFKPGTDDVRNSRAIPTIEGLLDRDASVVAYDPVAAENMRAHLPDIEYADSAATALDGADAAVVVTDWDEFAALDDEFEAMCSPVVVDGRRIVTRREGIEYEGLTW
- a CDS encoding DnaJ domain-containing protein, with amino-acid sequence MVDTYYEQLGVDRDGSYAAIKAGFRERLLETHPDVRSEADARQLTRKLVHARGVLRDFREEYDKTLAELGPTYGHRTFEKWWDFGGGIYDVDAWIEKHRPDNVDDPSNLFVDDAEPQNTNLDDATETAHRGPKYETGGGGHRTDWSRYSRPTGSDEESDVDGSASEEGEYWERWRDDFLAESGPGTQNPSEATENGDLARSEVHTAQSVSGGGDTAAESVSQSTAPTSATAGEFYDRLGVGPDAAQTEIRDRFAEIDAAYSSTDRATIEGEEQYQGYVKAFEVLDNPRLRAWYDTLGHEEFSEGWASLRGWPPGIEMEAYATERGYGADAVEADVETGSATYRVEQPPTNGSLRRRLGLVAVAVVVLVLAWALFTP